In one Streptomyces marincola genomic region, the following are encoded:
- a CDS encoding Maf family protein, with protein MSHASPSAAPARRLILASQSPARLGLLRQAGLAPEVIVSGVDEDALTAPTPAELARVLAEAKAAAVAARAEAASALVVGCDSVLELDGRAFGKPADAEEAVARWKSMRGRAGVLHTGQCVIDTSDGALASETASTTVRFGTPSDAEIAAYVASGEPLRVAGAFTLDGRSAPFVDGIEGSAGTVIGLSLPLLRTLLARVGTGITDLWA; from the coding sequence ATGAGTCACGCCTCGCCCTCCGCCGCGCCCGCCCGGCGGCTGATCCTGGCCTCCCAATCGCCCGCGCGGCTCGGCCTGCTGCGGCAGGCCGGGCTCGCGCCCGAGGTGATCGTCAGCGGCGTCGACGAGGACGCGCTGACGGCGCCCACGCCCGCGGAACTGGCGCGTGTCCTGGCCGAGGCCAAGGCCGCGGCGGTCGCCGCACGCGCCGAGGCCGCCAGCGCCCTGGTGGTCGGCTGCGACTCCGTGCTCGAACTCGACGGGCGGGCGTTCGGCAAGCCGGCCGACGCGGAAGAGGCCGTCGCGCGCTGGAAGTCGATGCGCGGCCGGGCGGGCGTGCTGCACACCGGGCAGTGCGTGATCGACACGTCGGACGGCGCCCTCGCCTCGGAGACCGCGTCGACGACTGTCAGGTTCGGCACGCCGTCCGACGCGGAGATCGCCGCCTACGTGGCCTCAGGGGAACCGCTGCGCGTCGCCGGGGCGTTCACCCTCGACGGCAGGTCGGCGCCGTTCGTCGACGGCATCGAGGGGAGCGCGGGCACCGTCATCGGCCTGTCCCTCCCCCTGCTGCGCACCCTGCTGGCCCGGGTCGGGACCGGCATCACCGACCTCTGGGCCTGA
- a CDS encoding ATP-binding protein: MRKVLIANRGEIAVRVARACRDAGIASVAVYAEPDRDAVHTRATDEAFALGGETPATSYLDIDKVLKAAADSGADAIHPGYGFLSENAEFAQAVLDAGLTWIGPPPSAIRSLGDKVAARHIAQRAGAPLVAGTTDPVAGADEVVAFAREHGLPVAIKAAFGGGGRGLKVARTLEEIPELYDSAVREAQAAFGRGECFVERYLDRPRHVETQCLADSHGNVVVVSTRDCSLQRRHQKLVEEAPAPYLSAGQNAELYAASKAILKEAGYVGAGTCEFLVGQDGTISFLEVNTRLQVEHPVTEEISGIDLVREQLRIARGEEIGYGDPELRGHSIEFRINGEDPGRNFLPAPGTVTTFAPPHGPGVRVDAGVESGSVIGPAWDSLLAKLIVTGADRKQALERAARALAEFRVEGMATALPFHRAVVRDPAFAPELDSARHGKDEPFSVHTRWIETEFVSSIPPFDATEGADGEGGSVRETVVVEVAGKRLEVSLPATLAMPLARAAVAGGARPARRKPTKRAGAGATGDTLASPMQGTIVKVAVEEGQQVEEGDLIIVLEAMKMEQPINAHRSGTVVNLGADVGGSLSSGAAICDIKD, translated from the coding sequence GTGCGCAAGGTGCTCATCGCCAACCGCGGCGAAATCGCCGTCAGGGTCGCCCGGGCCTGCCGGGACGCCGGCATCGCCAGTGTGGCCGTCTACGCCGAGCCCGACCGGGACGCCGTGCACACGCGCGCGACCGACGAGGCTTTCGCGCTGGGGGGCGAGACCCCCGCCACCAGCTATCTGGACATCGACAAGGTGCTGAAGGCCGCCGCGGACTCCGGCGCCGACGCGATCCACCCGGGATACGGATTCCTCTCGGAGAACGCGGAGTTCGCGCAGGCCGTGCTCGACGCGGGGCTGACCTGGATCGGTCCGCCCCCGTCCGCGATCCGCTCGCTCGGCGACAAGGTCGCCGCGCGCCACATCGCGCAGCGCGCCGGCGCACCCCTGGTCGCCGGGACCACCGACCCCGTCGCCGGCGCCGACGAGGTCGTCGCGTTCGCCCGCGAACACGGCCTCCCCGTGGCCATCAAGGCCGCCTTCGGCGGCGGCGGGCGCGGCCTGAAGGTCGCGCGGACCCTGGAGGAGATCCCCGAGCTGTACGACTCCGCGGTCCGCGAGGCCCAGGCGGCGTTCGGCCGCGGCGAGTGCTTCGTCGAGCGCTACCTCGACCGCCCGCGGCACGTCGAGACCCAGTGCCTGGCCGACAGCCACGGCAACGTCGTCGTGGTCTCCACCCGCGACTGCTCGCTCCAGCGGCGCCACCAGAAGCTCGTCGAGGAGGCGCCGGCGCCCTACCTGAGCGCCGGGCAGAACGCCGAGCTGTACGCGGCCTCGAAGGCGATCCTCAAGGAGGCCGGCTACGTCGGGGCGGGCACGTGCGAGTTCCTCGTCGGGCAGGACGGCACGATCTCCTTCCTTGAGGTCAACACCCGGCTCCAGGTCGAGCACCCGGTGACGGAGGAGATCAGCGGCATCGACCTGGTCAGGGAGCAGCTGCGCATCGCCAGGGGCGAGGAGATCGGGTACGGCGACCCGGAGCTGCGCGGGCACTCGATCGAGTTCCGCATCAACGGCGAGGACCCCGGGCGCAACTTCCTGCCGGCCCCCGGCACGGTCACGACGTTCGCGCCCCCGCACGGCCCCGGCGTGCGCGTGGACGCGGGAGTCGAGTCCGGCTCGGTGATCGGCCCCGCCTGGGACTCGCTGCTCGCCAAGCTGATCGTCACGGGCGCGGACCGCAAGCAGGCGCTGGAGCGGGCGGCGCGCGCGCTGGCCGAGTTCCGCGTCGAGGGCATGGCCACCGCGCTGCCCTTCCATCGCGCGGTGGTGCGCGACCCGGCGTTCGCGCCGGAGCTCGACAGCGCCAGGCACGGCAAGGACGAGCCGTTCAGCGTCCACACGCGGTGGATCGAGACGGAGTTCGTGTCGTCGATCCCGCCGTTCGACGCCACCGAGGGAGCGGACGGCGAGGGCGGCAGCGTCCGCGAGACCGTCGTCGTCGAGGTGGCGGGCAAGCGGCTTGAGGTCTCGCTGCCCGCGACGCTGGCGATGCCGCTGGCCCGCGCGGCCGTCGCGGGGGGCGCGCGGCCCGCCCGGCGCAAGCCGACCAAGCGCGCCGGCGCCGGCGCGACCGGGGACACGCTCGCCTCGCCGATGCAGGGGACCATCGTGAAGGTCGCCGTCGAGGAGGGGCAGCAGGTCGAGGAGGGCGATCTGATCATCGTCCTGGAGGCGATGAAGATGGAGCAGCCCATCAACGCGCACCGCTCCGGCACCGTCGTGAACCTCGGGGCGGACGTCGGCGGCTCGCTGTCCTCCGGCGCCGCCATCTGCGACATCAAGGACTGA
- a CDS encoding acyl-CoA carboxylase epsilon subunit produces MIRVLRGNPTPEELAAAIAVVQARAAAAAAAAAGAGSERAPRGAWSDPARNVPRAPRAPGPRAWRTSYWPA; encoded by the coding sequence GTGATCAGGGTGCTGCGGGGCAATCCGACGCCCGAGGAACTGGCCGCCGCCATCGCCGTGGTGCAGGCCAGGGCAGCCGCGGCGGCGGCTGCCGCCGCCGGGGCCGGGTCGGAGCGGGCGCCGCGCGGCGCCTGGTCCGACCCGGCGCGGAACGTGCCGCGAGCGCCGCGCGCGCCCGGCCCGCGCGCCTGGCGCACCAGCTACTGGCCGGCCTGA
- the mmpB gene encoding morphogenic membrane protein MmpB, producing the protein MRWSDMRNTREAPDEETRAALAMLPRLGWVVAAAMGLALLLLTR; encoded by the coding sequence ATGCGGTGGTCCGACATGCGGAACACGCGGGAGGCTCCCGACGAGGAGACCCGCGCCGCGCTGGCCATGCTGCCCCGGCTCGGCTGGGTGGTCGCGGCGGCCATGGGGCTCGCCCTCCTGCTCCTCACCAGGTGA